The window ACAAACCGGCCGGTGACTTCCACGTGACCGTGGCGAGGGGCCGCGACTACCGTGACGTACCGCCGCTGAAGGGGATCCTGTCCGGCGGCGGCGGCTCAGCGCTCAGCGTGACCGTGGAGATCACCCGCCTCGCCTGACCCTGATGTGCAGGCACCGGCACTGGCAGGCGTTATTCGAACCCGGAACGGGTAGCGTCATCCAGGGGTGTCCACCAGGTCAGGGGCGGCACCACCTTGAAGCGGCGGCCGGTCACGGTGTCCGGCGTGATCCGGACAAAGTGCTCTTTCTTGCCGGCCTGCCACGGGAACAACAACAGGCCTACTGTATCCAGGATTTCCTGCTGGTTCTGCACCGGCGCTGCCTGCCCTTTGATCACCACACTCCACGCAATGCCGGTGTCGGCGTCCACGCCGTCGGCCTCCACCGCCACAGGGGTGTCACTGGTGGCCGCCTGCAGTTTGGTGCCTTCCGCCGTGCGGAACACCAGGGTGCCATGGTCCACCTTGTAATTGATCGGAAAAATGTCGGGGTGGTCATCCACCCACACGGCCAGTCTGCCGACGGTGACGCCGCGTAACAACCGCCAGCATTCGTGGTGGTCCAGGTTCTCAACTTCATGTGCCGGCTGGTGCTTCCCCGGAGTCGAATCAGTGCTCATGTTCGGGAGCCTACGCCGTCCCGGCGGCCGCAAGTAGGGCAAAAGGTCACAATCAGGCGCAATATCATCGGGCCCACCGGGTCTTTGTCCCCACATCGGGGGTAGTCTGGCATCAATCGTCAGCGCGGATGATCGCTGTCTTCGATGGATCGAATTGGGGCCATGAGCATGCATTCAATGGGGGAACGCCCGGACTACACCGCCATTGAGCAACAGCCAATGATCGACGGTGTGATCAAGGGATTCGTTTCCCGGGCCGAGGAACTGCTCCAGTCGCAGGAACGCATGGCCGGGCTGCTGGAGGCCGTGGTCGCCGTCGCCGAGGACCTCAGCCTGGACGCCGTGCTGGAACGCGTAGTGCAGTCCGGCTGCCGTCTGCTGCGGGCCCGGTACGGCGCTTTGGGCGTCATCGGCGATGACAAGGCACTCAGCCACTTCATCAGCGTCGGCATCGACGAACAACTGGCGCACCGGATCGGGCCGCTGCCCACCGGCCACGGCGTCCTGGGACTGCTGATTTCCGATCCCCGCCCCCTCCGCCTCCACGACCTGCGCAACCATCCCGAAGCCTACGGCTTCCCCGGGAAGCACCCGCCCATGAAGTCCTTCCTCGGCGTCCCCGTGCGCGTCCGGGATGTGGTCTTCGGCAACCTTTACCTGACGGAGAAAGAAGACGGCAGCGACTTCACTGACGAAGACGAAGGGCTGGCCGTGGCGCTGGCTGCCGCCGCGGGGGTGGCCATTGAGAACGCGCGGCTCTACGACGACGCCCGCCGCCGGGCCCGATGGCTGGAAGCGTGCATGGACGTCTCCGGGCTGATGCTCGGCACCGACCGGGACTACACCGCCGGCGGGCTGGATCCCATCGCGAACCGGGCACTTCAGGAG is drawn from Micrococcaceae bacterium Sec5.8 and contains these coding sequences:
- a CDS encoding pyridoxamine 5'-phosphate oxidase family protein, coding for MSTDSTPGKHQPAHEVENLDHHECWRLLRGVTVGRLAVWVDDHPDIFPINYKVDHGTLVFRTAEGTKLQAATSDTPVAVEADGVDADTGIAWSVVIKGQAAPVQNQQEILDTVGLLLFPWQAGKKEHFVRITPDTVTGRRFKVVPPLTWWTPLDDATRSGFE